A window of the Oscillospiraceae bacterium genome harbors these coding sequences:
- a CDS encoding homoserine dehydrogenase: MVKFAIMGHGVVGSGTAQLFMRNQDKIEMAAGESMCLKYILDIKDFTGLDYTDLFIKDFSIIENDPEISVVVETIGGAGVAYEFVSRCLKAGKCVVTSNKELIATRGTELLGYAKQSGAMLKFEASVGGGIPLLKPINQCLAANQFVSIYGILNGTTNFILTKMETDNMSFEDALDTAKRLGYAELNPSADVDGHDCARKISILSGLAFKKHPHPDIIPTTGIRQITLDDIKLARACGGSMKLIGRAKPVGDGVSACVQPMVVDQSNQLFSVSDVFNGVIVDGDATGDVMFYGKGAGKFPTASAVISDIIDCAREKQSQRNIRWEDTTSFTEDDGTYEFLLKPLKNDMKKLAQLGELRRIVTDDGAVGYIVGPFTNTELKKKLNNLSIAAAVFPILK, translated from the coding sequence ATGGTGAAATTTGCAATCATGGGTCACGGCGTAGTCGGTTCGGGGACGGCACAGCTGTTCATGCGCAACCAAGACAAAATAGAAATGGCGGCCGGAGAATCCATGTGCCTGAAATATATTTTAGACATCAAGGATTTCACCGGACTGGATTACACCGACCTTTTTATCAAGGATTTTTCGATCATCGAAAATGATCCTGAAATATCGGTTGTCGTCGAGACCATCGGCGGCGCAGGTGTCGCCTATGAATTCGTCTCGCGCTGCTTAAAAGCCGGCAAATGCGTCGTGACCTCCAACAAAGAACTGATCGCCACACGCGGAACCGAGCTGCTCGGTTATGCCAAACAGTCCGGTGCGATGCTGAAATTCGAAGCCAGCGTCGGCGGCGGTATTCCATTGCTCAAGCCGATTAATCAATGCCTTGCGGCCAATCAATTTGTCAGTATCTATGGTATTCTGAACGGCACAACCAACTTTATTCTGACCAAGATGGAAACCGACAACATGAGCTTTGAAGACGCTCTTGATACCGCAAAACGGCTCGGATATGCCGAGTTAAACCCGTCGGCGGACGTCGACGGTCACGATTGTGCGCGTAAAATTTCGATTCTGAGCGGACTCGCCTTCAAAAAGCACCCGCATCCCGATATCATTCCCACCACCGGCATCCGGCAGATCACGCTGGACGACATCAAGCTGGCCCGTGCCTGCGGCGGCAGTATGAAGCTGATCGGAAGAGCCAAACCGGTCGGAGACGGCGTGAGTGCCTGTGTTCAGCCGATGGTCGTGGATCAGTCCAATCAACTGTTCTCGGTCAGCGACGTCTTTAACGGCGTGATCGTCGACGGCGACGCCACCGGTGACGTGATGTTTTACGGCAAGGGCGCCGGAAAGTTCCCGACCGCAAGCGCTGTGATCTCAGATATCATTGACTGCGCACGCGAAAAACAGAGCCAACGCAATATCCGCTGGGAGGATACGACCTCCTTTACTGAGGATGACGGAACGTACGAATTTTTACTCAAGCCACTTAAAAACGATATGAAAAAACTCGCACAATTGGGTGAGCTTCGCCGAATCGTCACCGACGACGGCGCTGTCGGCTATATTGTGGGGCCTTTTACCAATACCGAATTAAAGAAAAAGTTGAACAATCTCTCGATTGCAGCAGCTGTATTTCCCATTTTAAAATAG
- a CDS encoding sugar phosphate isomerase/epimerase family protein, which produces MKIGVIVDSFRVGFEQGVLKAAEVGADGIQAYATTGAFSPQNLDAAKRREALNYVRSNGLVFSALCGDFGGHGFMHEDENPDRIERSKRIIDMALELDCKVVTTHIGVIPADRSNPRYDIMQRACYQLGKYAEENGAYFAVETGPEPAATLARFIGELGVKGVAVNLDPANLAMVIGENSVEAAKILGPLSVHTHAKDGILLKKEDPEIIYGLVKHEEMGERPEYFREVVLGTGDVHFEKYLPALKAAGYDGFLTVEREAGASPEKDIKIAVDFLRKQIADLKL; this is translated from the coding sequence ATGAAAATCGGTGTTATTGTCGATTCTTTCAGGGTCGGTTTTGAGCAAGGGGTACTGAAAGCGGCAGAAGTAGGGGCTGACGGCATTCAGGCCTACGCCACGACCGGTGCTTTCAGTCCGCAAAACCTTGATGCCGCCAAACGGCGTGAAGCGCTCAACTATGTCCGTTCCAACGGGCTGGTCTTTTCCGCGCTGTGCGGAGACTTCGGCGGTCACGGTTTTATGCATGAGGATGAAAACCCCGACCGCATCGAGCGTTCCAAGCGCATCATCGATATGGCGCTCGAACTTGACTGCAAGGTCGTGACGACGCACATCGGCGTGATTCCCGCCGACCGCAGCAATCCCCGCTACGACATCATGCAGCGCGCCTGCTATCAACTCGGAAAATATGCCGAGGAAAACGGCGCTTACTTTGCCGTTGAGACCGGTCCGGAACCCGCGGCCACGCTTGCACGGTTCATCGGTGAGTTGGGTGTTAAGGGCGTTGCGGTCAATCTCGATCCCGCGAATCTGGCGATGGTCATCGGCGAAAACAGCGTCGAGGCTGCCAAGATTCTCGGTCCGCTTTCGGTTCATACCCACGCCAAAGACGGCATTCTGTTAAAAAAAGAAGATCCCGAGATCATATACGGCCTGGTCAAGCACGAAGAGATGGGCGAGCGCCCCGAATATTTCCGCGAGGTCGTACTCGGAACCGGCGACGTGCATTTTGAAAAATATCTGCCCGCGCTCAAAGCCGCCGGATATGATGGCTTCCTCACAGTCGAACGCGAAGCCGGCGCCTCACCGGAAAAAGACATCAAGATCGCAGTGGACTTTTTGAGAAAGCAGATTGCGGATTTAAAACTGTAA
- a CDS encoding Dabb family protein, producing MVRHIVMWNFKEEFTEEENIKNARKIKMELEALPSKIEGVVSLKVTVSTLKSGNRTVVLNSLFIDEEALKNYVIHPEHVRVGGFVRAAFTDRACADYIE from the coding sequence ATGGTCAGACACATCGTCATGTGGAATTTCAAAGAGGAATTTACCGAAGAAGAAAACATCAAAAACGCGCGGAAAATCAAAATGGAGCTGGAAGCGCTGCCTTCAAAGATCGAGGGCGTCGTCTCGCTGAAAGTCACAGTTTCAACTTTAAAATCCGGCAATCGTACCGTGGTGTTAAACAGCTTGTTTATCGACGAAGAAGCGCTTAAAAATTACGTCATTCATCCCGAACACGTTCGCGTCGGCGGTTTCGTCAGAGCGGCTTTCACCGACCGCGCCTGCGCCGATTATATTGAATAA
- a CDS encoding helix-hairpin-helix domain-containing protein has translation MSKAVKIVCIALAVLSVGLIALSAYTIKTAAPHIGATIYASQWTPAIILPNGKVDINTAPKEELMLLPGIGELLAERIITYREENGRFISKGELKEVQGIGDGKYESVRFYITIGQS, from the coding sequence TTGTCGAAAGCCGTCAAAATCGTCTGTATCGCGCTTGCGGTATTGTCCGTAGGCCTGATTGCGCTTTCGGCTTACACGATAAAAACCGCCGCTCCGCACATCGGAGCGACGATTTATGCCTCACAATGGACACCCGCTATCATTCTTCCGAACGGAAAAGTAGACATTAACACCGCCCCCAAAGAGGAATTGATGTTGCTGCCCGGAATCGGCGAACTGCTTGCAGAACGGATTATCACTTATCGCGAGGAAAACGGCAGGTTTATCTCCAAAGGAGAACTCAAAGAAGTGCAGGGAATCGGAGACGGGAAATATGAGTCTGTTCGCTTCTATATTACAATCGGACAAAGTTAA
- a CDS encoding DUF3794 domain-containing protein, producing MKMTKKGIGSSVMLFSAKPEAHVDSQAVIPDYLPEVQRVLRSDAEVFVTGRQIAEQKIIVEGNIRFCALYRSPDGELCSTNQTTAWRQTIDAAVPPDSAVFVTPRILRCSAQPISSRKIDLFGSFLLETEIKGAKREELLDGVEGADVELKKETVSIKRFVSTYNRQFTISEDLELENSRPSVMKLLCSRLYIADSDFKTVSGRVVVNGDAILEALYLGDVSSSAPHTIKFTIPFSQITELDSTDNSEIEVSVSVVSYALNVVSQPDGDNRRMSLDLILGITAVNNLIETVDLLFDGYSREFATEAQYGNFTAVTNCERFEVPCSASGGVDFGEQTIEKVLDTRCTVNSVSLSTDKGEVTVFGSVTAVVMASDEDGELSFIEKELEFEQKVNASGEGGELSVKAAVSGSKTVQTGSGMEIRADVAAVVTRCESIDFQLMTDLKVNEEVKKQPPLTPLVLCFAGTGEDLWEIAKTYNTSTDIIKTQNGIDSDRLTHDEVLLIPTV from the coding sequence ATGAAAATGACTAAGAAAGGCATCGGCTCCTCTGTTATGCTGTTTTCGGCCAAACCGGAAGCGCACGTGGATTCGCAGGCGGTGATCCCCGATTATCTCCCCGAGGTTCAGCGCGTGCTGCGGTCCGACGCAGAGGTTTTCGTCACAGGGAGACAGATTGCGGAACAAAAAATCATTGTGGAGGGAAATATCCGGTTCTGTGCGCTCTACCGGTCGCCCGACGGCGAACTTTGCAGCACTAACCAGACTACGGCCTGGCGGCAGACCATCGACGCCGCAGTACCGCCCGACAGCGCGGTTTTCGTAACACCTCGGATACTTCGTTGCTCCGCACAGCCGATTTCGTCACGCAAGATTGACTTGTTCGGTTCTTTTCTTTTAGAAACCGAGATCAAGGGCGCAAAACGCGAAGAACTGCTGGACGGCGTCGAGGGGGCGGACGTCGAATTGAAAAAAGAGACCGTTTCGATCAAACGGTTCGTCTCAACCTACAACCGCCAGTTCACCATCAGTGAGGATCTGGAACTGGAGAATTCGAGGCCGTCTGTGATGAAGCTGCTCTGTTCGCGTCTGTATATCGCAGACAGTGACTTCAAGACGGTCTCGGGGCGGGTTGTGGTCAACGGCGACGCGATTTTGGAGGCCCTCTACTTGGGTGACGTCAGTTCCTCCGCGCCGCATACCATCAAATTCACAATCCCGTTCAGTCAGATTACCGAACTGGATTCGACCGACAACAGCGAAATCGAGGTCTCTGTCTCGGTAGTCTCCTATGCGCTGAACGTGGTCTCGCAGCCGGACGGCGACAACCGCCGGATGTCGCTCGACCTGATTTTGGGAATCACCGCCGTCAACAACCTCATTGAGACCGTCGATCTGCTTTTCGACGGATACAGCCGCGAATTTGCCACCGAAGCGCAATACGGGAATTTTACTGCGGTGACCAATTGTGAGCGCTTCGAGGTACCCTGCTCCGCTTCGGGCGGCGTCGATTTCGGCGAGCAGACCATCGAAAAGGTACTCGATACCCGCTGCACAGTCAACTCGGTATCGCTCTCGACCGATAAAGGCGAAGTGACCGTCTTCGGTTCGGTGACAGCGGTCGTGATGGCCTCCGATGAAGACGGCGAATTATCCTTCATTGAAAAAGAACTCGAATTCGAACAAAAAGTCAACGCCTCCGGCGAGGGCGGTGAATTATCGGTCAAAGCAGCCGTCAGCGGCAGCAAAACCGTTCAGACCGGCTCGGGGATGGAGATTCGCGCGGATGTCGCAGCGGTTGTGACGAGATGTGAGAGCATTGATTTTCAACTGATGACGGATCTTAAAGTCAACGAAGAGGTTAAAAAGCAGCCGCCTCTGACTCCGCTGGTACTGTGTTTTGCCGGCACCGGCGAGGATTTATGGGAAATCGCCAAGACCTACAACACCTCGACCGACATCATAAAGACGCAAAACGGCATTGATTCGGATCGGCTAACCCACGATGAAGTTTTGTTGATCCCCACCGTTTAG
- the spoIVA gene encoding stage IV sporulation protein A, with the protein MGSSIYTDMARRTGGDIYIGVVGPVRTGKSTFIKRFMETLVVPNIIDPARKERATDELPQAAAGRTIMTTEPKFIPEEAVKVRIDDDGEFKVRMIDCVGYIVPSSIGYIENEAPRMVMTPWFDKEVPFNMAAEVGTKKVITEHSTIGLVVTTDGSISDIPRAEYAEAEQRVINELREINKPFAIVLNSTDPSSERALAVKAEIEQQYGISVISVNCMTMNEEEILEILRSVLYEFPLREIWVDVPNWLMKLPADFWLKTELLSTMKETAKAVTKIKELDAFPLVVAENEHIKKAEIVGRDYGNGSAKVEVGLQPTLFFRVMSEITGQQINDEGTLFEFIKAASEVKSTYDKYRNAIEEVNATGYGIVMPTMDELSLDPPEIMKQSGRYGVRLKAGAPSIHMIRADISTEIRPVVGSEKQSEELVMYLLQDYEESPEKIWQSNIFGKSLHELVNEGLHSKLTHMPPQARVKLQDTVQKIINDGCNGLICIIF; encoded by the coding sequence ATGGGAAGCAGCATCTACACAGACATGGCAAGACGGACCGGCGGGGATATCTATATCGGCGTGGTCGGTCCGGTCAGAACAGGCAAATCCACCTTTATCAAACGCTTTATGGAGACCCTCGTCGTTCCGAACATCATTGACCCCGCCCGTAAAGAACGCGCCACCGACGAACTGCCGCAGGCGGCGGCAGGACGCACCATCATGACCACGGAACCGAAGTTCATCCCGGAGGAGGCCGTCAAGGTCCGTATTGACGACGACGGCGAATTCAAGGTACGTATGATCGACTGCGTCGGCTACATCGTTCCGAGTTCGATCGGCTACATCGAAAACGAAGCACCGCGTATGGTCATGACACCGTGGTTTGACAAGGAAGTACCCTTCAATATGGCGGCGGAGGTCGGTACGAAAAAGGTCATCACGGAACACTCCACCATCGGGCTGGTCGTCACCACTGACGGCAGCATCAGCGACATCCCGCGCGCCGAATATGCCGAGGCCGAACAGCGGGTGATCAACGAACTGCGTGAAATTAACAAGCCGTTCGCTATCGTTTTGAACAGCACCGACCCTTCCTCCGAACGGGCGCTTGCGGTCAAAGCGGAGATCGAACAACAATACGGAATCAGCGTGATCAGCGTCAACTGCATGACGATGAACGAGGAGGAGATTCTGGAGATTCTGCGCAGTGTGCTCTATGAATTCCCACTGCGTGAGATCTGGGTCGACGTTCCGAATTGGCTGATGAAGCTTCCGGCCGACTTCTGGCTGAAAACCGAACTCCTCTCGACGATGAAAGAGACCGCTAAAGCGGTGACCAAGATCAAGGAACTCGACGCTTTCCCCCTCGTCGTTGCCGAAAATGAACACATCAAAAAAGCAGAAATCGTCGGACGCGATTACGGGAATGGCAGCGCAAAAGTTGAAGTGGGTTTGCAGCCAACACTGTTTTTCCGCGTGATGAGCGAAATTACCGGGCAGCAGATTAATGACGAAGGCACGCTATTCGAATTCATCAAAGCCGCCTCGGAGGTCAAGAGCACTTATGATAAATACCGCAACGCCATCGAAGAGGTCAACGCGACCGGATACGGGATCGTGATGCCCACGATGGATGAACTCTCGCTCGATCCGCCTGAAATTATGAAACAGAGCGGCCGCTATGGCGTCCGACTTAAAGCGGGAGCACCTTCGATCCACATGATCCGCGCCGACATCAGCACCGAAATTCGTCCCGTGGTCGGCTCGGAGAAACAATCCGAGGAACTGGTGATGTATCTGCTTCAAGATTACGAGGAGTCGCCGGAGAAAATCTGGCAATCCAACATCTTCGGAAAATCGCTGCACGAATTGGTGAACGAAGGGCTTCACTCGAAACTCACCCACATGCCGCCACAGGCCAGAGTCAAACTGCAGGATACCGTTCAAAAGATCATCAACGACGGCTGCAACGGCCTCATCTGCATTATTTTCTGA
- a CDS encoding SprT family zinc-dependent metalloprotease, translating into MYKYRLIRANRRTMSLKISNDCVPVVRAPFLMPESTINAFVEKNSAWIAKQLEKRVVQNQSETLIIENEGILRRKAAEIMPVKVNSFSRMMNLFPSAVKITSAKARYGSCNTKNSICFSWRLMAYPDEAIDYVVVHELAHIKYKDHSKRFYALIEKYMPDYKARRALLKNPIQGGIEHGQI; encoded by the coding sequence ATGTATAAGTATCGGTTGATTCGAGCGAATCGAAGAACCATGTCGCTGAAAATTTCAAATGACTGCGTTCCGGTCGTGAGGGCGCCGTTTTTGATGCCGGAATCAACAATCAACGCCTTTGTTGAAAAAAATTCCGCATGGATTGCAAAACAGCTTGAAAAAAGGGTTGTGCAAAACCAAAGCGAAACCCTGATCATTGAAAACGAAGGCATTCTGCGCCGAAAAGCAGCCGAAATCATGCCTGTAAAGGTAAACAGCTTTTCGCGCATGATGAACCTTTTCCCATCCGCAGTCAAAATCACTTCGGCCAAAGCCAGATATGGAAGCTGCAATACCAAAAATTCAATCTGTTTTTCTTGGCGACTGATGGCTTATCCGGACGAGGCGATTGATTATGTCGTGGTACATGAGCTGGCACATATCAAATATAAAGACCATTCAAAGCGTTTTTACGCACTGATTGAAAAATATATGCCCGATTACAAAGCGCGGAGAGCGCTGTTAAAAAATCCGATTCAAGGAGGAATCGAACATGGCCAGATTTGA
- a CDS encoding ATP-binding protein: protein MSNYSSKKLSFDDVNVIISLQESWLIDKKGKDIKPAKLSRTISAFANSNGGEIYLGISHTEDKMKYYWDGFLSEEEMNPYFTMLNDILPTNDYCIIEILTCESYSSIILHLTVHKTQCIIYATDKTAYVRHGVQNLPCNTGDKLIKLRMDKGISSYEDEFTSCPFNEINSSTVLIGFINQVVPQTSNYDWLHSQKLMNDSTKISVAGVLLYNECPQVILPKQSAVRILRYHTDEKEGTRDTLENGYPISIEGDLYTLIKQTVAKVCEIVELTQVVSNNKIELKEYPEVTLHEIIANAILHRDYSVRKDIQVRIFSNRIEIESPGLLPGHITVDNILKEQFSRNPKIVRLISKFPSPPNKDVGEGLNTAFEAMMKMQLQKPQIIETESSVLVIIKHERLADAETSVLDYMRTHETISNSQARYLTGITDANKMKRVFNRLKSQNKLEIVPGTRSSATLWRLPLTNENSHNEQLTLF from the coding sequence ATGAGTAATTATTCAAGCAAAAAACTATCATTTGATGATGTAAATGTTATAATTTCTTTACAAGAAAGTTGGTTAATTGATAAAAAAGGTAAAGATATAAAACCCGCCAAATTATCTAGAACTATATCTGCCTTTGCGAATAGTAATGGCGGAGAAATATATCTTGGTATCAGTCACACAGAGGATAAAATGAAATACTATTGGGATGGATTTCTATCAGAAGAAGAAATGAACCCATATTTCACAATGCTTAATGATATATTACCAACTAATGATTATTGTATAATCGAAATTTTAACATGTGAATCCTACTCGTCTATAATTTTGCATTTAACAGTACATAAAACTCAATGCATAATTTATGCAACAGATAAAACAGCTTATGTCCGGCATGGTGTTCAAAATTTACCTTGTAATACAGGCGATAAGCTTATTAAATTAAGAATGGATAAGGGAATTTCTTCTTATGAAGATGAATTTACCTCGTGTCCATTTAATGAAATAAATTCATCAACTGTTCTAATCGGTTTTATTAATCAAGTTGTTCCTCAAACTTCAAATTATGATTGGTTACACAGTCAAAAATTAATGAATGATTCAACTAAGATTTCGGTTGCAGGCGTTTTACTTTATAATGAATGCCCACAGGTTATTTTGCCAAAACAATCTGCTGTTAGAATACTTAGATATCATACTGACGAAAAAGAAGGGACTCGTGATACGTTAGAAAACGGTTATCCGATTTCCATTGAAGGCGATTTATATACACTAATTAAGCAAACAGTAGCCAAAGTTTGTGAAATAGTAGAATTAACTCAGGTGGTTAGTAACAATAAAATTGAACTAAAAGAATATCCAGAAGTAACTTTACATGAAATAATTGCAAACGCAATATTACATAGAGACTATAGTGTTCGCAAGGATATTCAAGTTCGAATTTTCTCTAACAGGATAGAAATTGAAAGTCCTGGATTGCTTCCAGGTCACATTACTGTTGATAATATATTAAAAGAACAATTCTCACGAAATCCCAAAATAGTAAGATTAATCTCTAAATTCCCATCTCCTCCAAATAAGGATGTTGGTGAAGGGTTAAATACTGCTTTTGAAGCAATGATGAAAATGCAATTACAAAAACCACAGATTATCGAAACCGAATCAAGCGTTCTTGTAATTATTAAACATGAAAGACTTGCTGATGCCGAAACATCGGTTTTAGATTATATGAGAACTCATGAAACTATTAGTAATTCACAAGCACGATACTTGACTGGAATTACTGATGCCAATAAAATGAAACGTGTGTTTAACAGATTAAAATCACAAAACAAACTTGAAATCGTTCCCGGGACAAGGAGTAGTGCAACTTTATGGCGTTTACCATTAACTAATGAAAATTCACATAATGAACAATTGACTTTATTTTAA
- a CDS encoding tetratricopeptide repeat protein — protein MYCPKCGTELSENAKFCHKCGATIQSGKNTEPATPPATFQPSVQQVTSVITPKKKVKPTGIIIAAAAVVIVAVIIVMLVLAGGSPEYKAAVALMKDGQYEQAVTAFSELDPEYKDVSEKIDECNNILDYQEAVDLMNSGKYAEAADAFMALGDYEDSTQQAKTCADNAAYEDAVEAMNAGEYETAKTAFTELGDFKDSASYLAECEKGIQYDQAVALMQKGDYDAAIAVLQTLGDYKDAKELIEQGSMEKRYGQASDYMDDGDYEKARTIFLSLGDYEDSASKAQKCKNILDYKAATALYESGDYEAAKTSFTALGSYSDAKEMVTDCQNNIDYNKAVALMESGDLDGAAKIFASLGNFKNSANQAIECRCSADYDKAVALMAQGDYDGAAVLLSYAASVRYKDAKDLLEECKSRDTYYEAVAAFNSKKFYTAYGLFNKIIGYKDAESYADRCIQSKPSTGETYHNSAYYGGQNKLTIKASYSGCTYIKIYSGTTLVSTIFFNGAKTVSITLPNGTYKIKEALGSTWFGTEEMFGDEGYYVVLTFNGGADTYAFSNGEYELTLGGVSNGNVGSKDQNWNNF, from the coding sequence ATGTATTGTCCCAAGTGCGGTACCGAATTATCTGAGAACGCAAAGTTTTGCCACAAATGCGGAGCAACGATCCAATCCGGAAAAAACACAGAACCCGCAACGCCGCCTGCAACGTTTCAACCGTCTGTACAGCAGGTGACGTCTGTTATTACGCCAAAAAAGAAAGTAAAGCCCACCGGCATTATCATTGCCGCAGCTGCGGTTGTTATCGTCGCCGTAATCATTGTCATGCTCGTTCTTGCAGGCGGTTCACCGGAGTACAAGGCAGCGGTTGCACTGATGAAAGACGGGCAGTATGAACAAGCGGTCACGGCTTTTTCCGAACTTGATCCCGAATACAAAGACGTCAGTGAAAAAATCGATGAATGCAATAACATCCTCGACTATCAAGAAGCTGTCGATCTTATGAATTCGGGAAAATATGCCGAAGCAGCGGACGCATTTATGGCACTCGGTGATTATGAGGACAGCACACAGCAGGCAAAAACCTGTGCCGACAACGCGGCTTATGAAGATGCCGTAGAAGCGATGAACGCAGGCGAATACGAGACTGCCAAAACCGCGTTTACCGAACTCGGGGACTTCAAGGATAGCGCTTCTTATCTTGCGGAATGTGAAAAAGGAATTCAATATGACCAAGCGGTCGCTTTGATGCAAAAGGGAGATTACGATGCGGCGATAGCCGTTTTGCAAACCCTCGGGGATTATAAAGATGCCAAGGAATTGATCGAGCAGGGCAGTATGGAAAAGCGTTATGGCCAGGCGTCGGACTACATGGATGACGGTGACTACGAGAAGGCGAGAACGATTTTCCTCTCACTCGGCGATTATGAAGACAGCGCGTCAAAAGCCCAGAAGTGTAAAAACATTCTGGATTATAAGGCCGCCACAGCTCTTTACGAATCGGGCGATTATGAGGCAGCAAAAACCTCTTTTACGGCACTCGGCAGCTATTCCGACGCCAAGGAAATGGTGACTGATTGCCAAAACAACATCGATTATAATAAAGCGGTGGCTTTGATGGAGTCGGGAGATCTCGACGGCGCTGCCAAAATCTTTGCCTCTTTGGGGAACTTTAAAAACTCGGCCAATCAGGCAATTGAATGCCGGTGTTCGGCTGATTATGATAAAGCGGTGGCTTTAATGGCTCAGGGCGATTATGACGGCGCCGCAGTGTTGCTCTCCTATGCTGCTTCTGTGAGATATAAAGACGCAAAAGATCTGTTGGAAGAATGCAAAAGCAGGGATACTTATTACGAAGCGGTCGCCGCCTTTAATTCGAAAAAATTCTATACCGCTTACGGATTATTTAATAAAATCATCGGTTATAAAGATGCCGAAAGTTATGCCGACAGGTGTATTCAATCCAAGCCGTCGACTGGTGAAACGTATCACAACAGCGCTTATTACGGAGGGCAGAATAAGCTAACCATCAAGGCGTCTTACAGCGGCTGTACCTATATCAAAATCTACTCCGGCACCACACTGGTTTCGACGATTTTCTTTAACGGAGCGAAAACAGTCTCTATCACATTGCCAAACGGCACCTATAAAATCAAAGAGGCTCTTGGCAGCACTTGGTTCGGCACGGAAGAGATGTTTGGCGACGAGGGTTATTATGTGGTTCTCACCTTTAACGGCGGTGCGGATACATATGCTTTCTCAAACGGGGAATATGAATTGACGCTTGGCGGTGTCTCGAACGGAAACGTCGGAAGCAAAGATCAAAATTGGAATAATTTTTAA
- a CDS encoding trehalase family glycosidase, with protein sequence MNINKEEIFKQYETVLNRIKNVHIKCFPGHPEPLFLISDAYPGVWLEHAYDAIAWANYCPEMAYVARAQVNLFLDNQKEDGQFPCYVLDESNPNTKNYGRMIGFGQLQECVSFTRLCYEAAILNHDDELMERAYRKCSAWDAWMCKNRMTTQNRLIEMFCLFDTGHDNSDRLAGIHGGCPNGDAKNCNEGDFMPLIAPDLNAVFYGSRTALAEMAAHLGKQEESAAWYEKAELVKQAMIEICYDPEDEFFYDVDRQGNKRKFKTIHISNLFCEHVLDKDMADRIYNRYLKNEKEFWTPYPFSSMSVSDPHFKKEREGNDWSYFSQGLTSLRALRWMDDYGYGKDLEELMRIWTDALVRSEKIKFSQELDPFTGEMSKGCEWYSATMLFFIHSVRRLYGK encoded by the coding sequence ATGAACATAAATAAAGAAGAAATTTTCAAACAATATGAAACCGTATTAAACCGCATTAAAAACGTCCATATCAAATGTTTTCCCGGCCATCCCGAGCCGTTGTTTTTGATCTCGGATGCTTATCCGGGCGTTTGGCTGGAACATGCCTACGATGCGATTGCATGGGCAAATTATTGCCCGGAGATGGCCTATGTTGCGCGTGCACAGGTCAATTTGTTTCTCGACAATCAAAAAGAAGACGGTCAGTTCCCTTGTTATGTGCTGGATGAGTCCAATCCGAATACAAAGAATTACGGAAGAATGATCGGTTTCGGACAATTGCAGGAATGCGTCTCTTTCACCCGCTTGTGTTATGAAGCGGCAATACTCAATCATGACGACGAGTTGATGGAACGGGCTTATCGGAAATGCTCTGCCTGGGACGCATGGATGTGCAAAAATCGAATGACCACTCAAAATCGGCTGATCGAAATGTTTTGCCTGTTCGATACCGGACACGATAATAGTGATCGACTGGCGGGAATTCACGGTGGCTGTCCGAACGGCGATGCCAAAAACTGCAATGAGGGCGACTTTATGCCGTTGATCGCGCCCGATTTAAATGCGGTATTTTACGGTTCCAGAACGGCGCTTGCAGAGATGGCTGCACACCTCGGAAAACAAGAGGAGAGCGCAGCCTGGTACGAAAAAGCCGAATTGGTTAAACAGGCAATGATCGAGATCTGTTACGATCCCGAAGACGAATTTTTCTATGATGTCGACCGACAAGGTAATAAACGCAAATTTAAGACGATTCACATCTCCAATCTGTTTTGCGAGCATGTTTTGGACAAAGATATGGCGGATCGCATTTACAATCGATATCTGAAAAATGAAAAAGAATTTTGGACACCCTATCCGTTTTCATCGATGTCTGTTTCCGACCCCCATTTCAAAAAGGAACGCGAGGGCAATGACTGGAGTTATTTTTCGCAGGGTCTTACTTCATTGCGTGCCTTGCGCTGGATGGACGACTATGGATACGGTAAGGACCTCGAGGAATTGATGCGCATATGGACGGACGCACTTGTCCGTTCCGAAAAGATCAAATTTTCACAAGAACTCGATCCGTTCACAGGGGAGATGTCAAAGGGCTGTGAATGGTATTCAGCCACCATGCTGTTTTTCATTCATAGTGTCAGACGGTTATACGGAAAATAA